From the genome of Thiovibrio frasassiensis:
TTGGAAGAAAGCCTCACCGTGCTCTCCGCCCGCACCAACCTGAGCAACGGCGCGGTAACCATCGCCAATCCGATCACCGGCCAGATCGAAACCGAGGTGGCCCCCGGCATGACCGCCGAAGCGAGAAAGCGCGGCATCTATAAATTCGGCGAAGGCATCACCGGCAGGGTGGTGGCCAGCGGCTCCCCCATCGTGGTGCCCCAGATCAGCCAGGAACCGCTTTTTTTAAACAAGACCCGGGCCCGGGCCGAGAAAAACCAGGAGGCCCTCTCCTTTCTCTGCGTGCCCATCAAACACGGCGCCACCACCATAGGCGCCCTGAGCGTGGACCGCAACTACCAGGAAGGCATCGACTTTGAAACCGATCTCCAGTTTCTCACCGTGCTCTCCGGCCTCATCGCCCAGACCGTGGTCCGCATCCAGGCGGTGAACCAGGAGCGGGAGCGGTTGGAGCAGGAAAACACCCAGCTGCGCAGAGAGCTTTCGGAAAAATACCGGGTGGCCAGCATCGTCAGCAACTCAAGCCGGATGCAGGAGGTGTTCGAGATGATCCATCGGGTGGCTGACTCCAACGCCACCATCCTGCTGCGCGGCGAATCCGGCACCGGAAAAACCATGGTGGCCAAGGCCATTCACCACAACAGCAAACGGGCCAAGGCGCCTTTTATCGCGGTGAACTGCTCGGCCCTGCCGGAGACCCTGCTGGAAAGCGAATTGTTCGGGCACGAGAAGGGGGCGTTTACCGGAGCGCAGAACGCCAAGAAAGGCCGCTTCGAGCTGGCCGAGGGCGGCACTCTGTTTCTCGACGAAATCGGCGAGTTGAGCCAGTCCGTGCAGGTCAAGCTGCTCAACGTGGTCCAGGACCGGGAATTCCAGAGGCTGGGAGGGATTGCCCCCATCAAATGCAACGTCCGGCTGATCACCGCCACCAACAAGGATCTGGAAAAAGCCGTGGAAGACGGCTCCTTCCGGGAAGACCTCTATTACCGGCTCAACGTCTTCCCCGTCTACCTGCCGCCCCTGCGGGAGCGTCGAACCGATATCATGCTTCTGGCCGAATTCTTCCTCCAGAAATACAACGAGGAAAACTCCAAGCAGATCCGCCGCATCTCCACCCCGGCCATCGACCTCCTGATCCAGTACCATTGGCCCGGCAATGTCCGTGAACTGCAAAACTGCATCGAACGGGCGGTGCTGATCTGCGATGAGGATTCCATCAAGAGCTACCACCTCCCCCCCTCGTTGCAGACCTCCGACTCGGTGAACGAAAGGAGCAATCCGGTTTCCTTTGCCTCCGCCGTGGAAAATTTCGAACGGGAGTTGATCATCGACAGCCTGAAAAAATGCCAGGGCAACCAGACCAAGGCCGCGCAACTGCTGGACACCAGCCTCAGGATCATCAACTACAAGATCGCCAAGCTTAACATCAATCCCCGGCAATTCAAGCTCGCCAAGCCATAGGGTGCGCCATGACCGTTCTCCTGCACCTCTGCTGCGGCCCCTGCACCATCTTTCCGCTCACCGCCCTGCGTGCGCAGGGGCGTAGCGTGCAAGGCTACTTCTACAATCCAAACATCCATCCCTTCCGGGAATTCAAGCAGCGGCTCGCCTCCCTTGAGGATCTGGCGCTCCGGACCTCCCTCCCCGTGGAGTATGAACGGGAATACGGACTCAGGGAATACCTGCGGAAGGTGGTGTTCCACGAGGAGGAACGCTGCCTGCTCTGCTACCGAATGCGCCTTGAGGCAACGGCGAAAAAAGCCCGGGAGCTTGGGGCGGAGGGCTTCAGCACCACCTTGCTCTACAGCCGCTACCAGCGCCACGAGGCCATCCGGGCCCTGGGCGAGGAACTGGCGGAACAATACGGGGTTGCCTTCCTGTATGAGGATTTTCGCACCGGCTGGCAGAAGGGGATTGACGCCAGCCTCGAGATGGGGCTCTACCGACAGCCCTACTGCGGCTGCATCTACAGCGAGCAGGAACGCTACGACAAGAAATTTCGCAAGGGCAAGGAAAAAAAGCAGGACTAACGGCGAGGGGACAAAACGAAATGGGCCTTACCCGCAAGCAGGGAAGGCCCATCAGGGCAGCAAAAATTACACGCCGAAAGAAGCCGCTACGGTTTGGCCGGCTCCCCGTTGTTGCTGGGCGGCAAGATGCCGAAGGCAGAGGTAAAGGATTGCCAATCCGGCAAGGAAATCGTGGGCACGTACCTCCGCCAGCTTTTCTCGATGCCGGCGCCGGACTTCAGCTGGGCCAGAAGCTGCGTGGCCTGGGGCGCGACGCTGGCCTCGGGATAGGTGGCCAGCAGATACTCAAGCCGCCCCTGCGCCTGCTTATCTTCATCGGTCCGCACATAGAAGGTGGCGACATAGAACTCGTGCTGAGCGAGGAAATCACGCGCGGCCTGAGTCCGGGCCGAAGCCTCGACAAAATAGGGCGATTGGGGATAGGAGCGATTCAAGCGGCCAAAGGCCTGCACCGCGTTCTGGGCGCTGCCGGGATCACGGTCATGGGTGCCGATCTGGTTGTAATAACACATGCCGATCTGGAACAGGACGTAAGGGACAGCCTCGTTGGTCGGGTGATTGGCCTCGAACTCCTCATAAAGGGTCTTGGCCTCCGTGAACTTGTCCATGTAGTAATTGGAATCGGCAGCCTTCAACTCGGCCAAAAGCGCCACCTCGCTGAAGGGGAACCGGTCTTTTATCTCAACGAATCGCTTTAAAGCCGAGCTGTAATCGCCGCGGTTGAAATCGTTCATCCCTTCCATGGCCAAGGCTTCCGGACTTTCCGTCGCGCCGGAGCCTTCGCCGAAACCTACCCAGCCCAGCATGGTGTCAAGGGTTGTACAGCCGCCGAGTCCTGTGGCCGTGGTCATCAGGGCAAGGGCCAGGATGCAGGTCCGAAAAAGCCGCCAATTCTGTTTTGAAAAAATCATGTCCCGCTCATCCATTTCAGCCAAAAGAGAAAAGGCCCGGCAAACAAGAACCGGGCCCGAAAGCATCACCAGGAAAACCCGTGACTACAGTGCCTTTTCGATCATGGCCTTGAGCTGCTGTTTGCCCACCGCCCCGGTGACCTGATCGGCAACCTCACCGCCCTTAAAAAGGATCAGGGTGGGAATGGCGCGAATCCCATACTTACCGGGAGTGACGGGGTTGTCATCGACATTCATCTTGCCGACCTTGACCTTGCCTTCAAACTCGGCGGCCAACTCGTCGATAACCGGGCCAATCGCCTTACAGGGTCCACACCAGGGGGCCCAAAAATCCAAGAGAAAAGGAACCTCGGACTGCAGGACCCTTGCACTGAAATCGCTGTCGGAAACCTGGACAACCTTATCGCTCGCCATAATTTTCTCCTTTTATTTCATAGGGATAATTGTATTCAGAGTATAGTTGTTTCATCTTACAAAGGGAACCGGGAGCTGACAAGGAAAATCTTGTGCGTTCCCGCCTTCCCCAGAGAGAGAAAAACCAATAGCGGACAAAGAACCGACCTCTTTCTTGACAAGCAACATCCAGGCACTATATGGTAATCTGCATGCGTACACGAACCTGCCCATTCTGCAAGGAAGAGATCCATGGCCAAGCCATGGTCTGCCGCTATTGCACCCGCGACCTGCCCCCCGTAGCGCAGCGCCAAAAGAAAAATTCCCACACCTGGCTGGCAGCGATCACCGCCGCAGGAATTATCGTGAGCGGTGCGGCTTTTCTCGCCGCCGAATTCCTCCGGGAGCGGAAAAACTGGCTTACGGAACCACCCCGGCGACCAACACCGCAAAACCCGCCTGACTGACCAACCCGGCCCGAGAGTGTTCCATCTTCTGCAACGCTTCCGGTGCCTGCATCAGGCTGGAGCGCCTCTCCTCCACGATAAAACCGCACCCCGCCAGACACGCCTCCACCTCGCCGGGATCATAAAACCGGGCCTGCCGATAAAACGGATGCCCACCCTCCTTTTTCTGCTGGAGCATTCTCCCCCATGGGCTGTCGGCCACAATAAGCCCCAGCACCAGATGCCCGCCGGGTTTCAGCACCCTGCGGCACTCCCGCAACACCGGCCGAGGGTCTTCTAAAAAACAATAGGTGAAGAGCAACAGCACGGTCTGCATGCTGTGCCCCAAATAGGGGAGCGCCTCTCCCACCGCCTGGCTCACCCGCACCCCCCGTTTTTTGGCCAAAGCCAGGGGGGCCAAGGCGGGATCAACGCCGAATTCCACCCCCAGGGCCTCGGCAAAACGGCCGGGGCCGACACCGACCTCAAGCTTCGGCCCACGAAGCGGGGTGCGTAATTCTCGCAAGGCAACGCGCTCAATGGCAAAGAGGAGGCTTTCCTCGAACCAACCGTCATATTCCGCGGCCCCCTCCTCAAAGGGGCGGGCCGCCTGCCGCCAAAACGTCTCCTTCCCCATCGCACCCACCATCACCCCTTGATCTACACCCACAGTGCCAGTCCGGCTGTTTCCTTTTCCACAAATAATGGTTATGGTTACTTACATTCGCGCCTGTTGAGCAAGAAAAAAATCATCCAACCCTCACCCCGGATATCCTTTCCCATGCTGGCTGAAAAACAATCCCCCTTCCGCCAATCGCTCTTTGCCCCCGAGCAATTCACCATCACCCTTGAGCTGGTGCCAAGCCGGGGCGGGCATAGCCGGGCACACGAGCGCACCCTGGAACTGGCCGAAAAGCTGGCCTGCGATCCGCGGATCCAGGCGGTGAGCATCACCGAAAACGCCGGCGGCCAAGCCGCCTTGTCGCCGGAGGTGCTGGGCCTCGAGATCCAGAAAATGGGGCTTGATGTCATTGTCCATTTTTCCAGCAAGGACAAAAACCGCAACCAGATGGAAAGCCTGCTCTTCGCTTGGGACCGCCTCGGCATCCGCGATCTGCTGGTGATCACCGGCGATTACCCCCAGGAAGGCTACCAGGGCTTCCCGAAACCGGTTTTTGATCTCGGCTCGGTGCATGTCCTGGATCTCATCTCCCGGATGAACAGGGGCAACTACGGCCCCGAGCGCGGGCGAGGCCCCATTCGACCCACCTCGTTTCTCATGGGCGTGGCCCTCTCTCCCTTCAAGAGGCTCGAGTCGGAGCTGCTGATGCAGTATGCCAAGCTCCAGCGCAAGGCCGAGCGGGGCGCAGACTATATCATTACCCAGGTCGGCTACGACGCCCGCAAATTCCACGAGGTCATCCAGTATGTCCGGCAACACGGCCTGAACCTGCCGGTACTGGGCAATGTCTTTATTCCCAACCTCACCGTCGCCACCCTCATGCACACCGGAAAAATCCCCGGCTGTATCATCACCGACGCGCTGTACGCCCAAATCCGGAGCGAGGCCGCCAGTCCGGACAAGGGAAAACAAGCCCGTCTGTTGCGGGGGGCAAAACTGCTGGCCATCCTCAAGGGACTCGGCTATGCGGGCGCCCATCTCGGCGGGCCTGGACTCAGCTACGCGGACATCGACTTTCTCCTCGCCTCCGCCGATTCCTTTGCCGGAAACTGGCAGGAACTGGTACCGGAGATGCATTTCTGGCATCAAGACGGCTTTTATCTTTACAGAGACGAGGCCAAAACCGGCCTCAACAGCAGCGAGCCCGCCCCCTGCGGAGAAAAATCCCCAGGGCTGCAACTCAACTACCGCATGGCCCAACTCGTCCACAACCTCGCCTTTACCCCGGAGGCACCGCTGTACCCGCTGGGAAAAAAGATCTGCCTCGCCCTGGAAGGCGGGGGGCTGGACAACAGCCTCACCCATCTGGAACACGTGACCAAGTTTCTTCTCTTCGGCTGCCAGAACTGCGGGGACTGCACCCTGGGCGACCTGGCCTTTGTCTGCCCGCAATCCGGTTGCGCGAAATATCTGCTGAACGGCCCCTGCGGCGGCAGTCGAGACGGCTGGTGCGAGGTGTATCCCGGCAAAAAGCCCTGCCTCTATGTCCGGATCTACGAACGCCTTGCCGCCCATGGCCTGCCGGAATCTATGGGACAAGGCTTCGTTCCTCCCCGCAACTGGGCGCTCAACAACACCTCCTCCTGGCTCAATTTTTTCCGCGGGTTGGATCATGCCGCAGGAGACCGGAGTCCTGGTCACGGGACTGGGGAGAAAAAAGAATCCTCTTCCGGTTCGTGAACCCATCTTTCACCCCACTGGTTCCGCCTTCAGGGGGCGTTCCGCTTCCCTTGAAAAAATCCGGGGAGAAAAAAACATTTCCCATCTATATAAAAGGATGTATATTTTCTCCTTTTTTCCGGGTGAACGGGAAGCCTATTACGAGGGACAAAACGCCATGATACACTCAGACGCATCACGCCCCAAGGACGAATGCGGCGTTTGTGGAATTTTCGGCCATGAAGACGCGGCCAAACTCACCTACTTCGGTCTCTATGCCCTCCAGCATCGGGGACAGGAAAGCGCCGGAATCGTTGCCAGCGACGGCAGCCAGATCTCTCTGCACAAGGGAATGGGCTTGGTGCACGAGGTTTTCAGCGAGGCTACCCTGCAGGAGCTGAAAGGCCACCTCACCGTGGGCCATGTCCGCTACTCAACCACCGGCGCCTCCAACATTATCAATGCCCAGCCCTTCACTGCCACCCACCAGGGCTGCACCGTGGCCGTGGCCCACAACGGCAACCTGGTCAATATCCGCTCCCTGCGCAACGAGCTGGAAAAAAAGGGCTCCATCTTCCAGTCCACCATGGACAGCGAGGTTGTGGTCCATCTGCTTGCCCGCTGCTCCCACCTGGGCCTTGAGAAAGCGCTGATCGACACCTTCGAGAGCATCAAGGGCGCCTACTCCATCCTGCTCATGACCGAGGACAAACTCATCGCCGTGCGCGATCCCGGCGGCTTCCGGCCGCTCTGCCTCGGTAAGCTCAACAACGGCGGCTTCATCGTCGCCTCGGAAACCTGCGCCCTCGACCTGATCGAGGCCCAGTATGTCCGCGACATCGAGCCCGGCGAGATCCTGATCATCGACCGCGAGGGCCAGCACTCCCTCCACCTTGAGCATAGCCAGCGCCGCAGCTTCTGCATCTTCGAGCAGGTCTATTTTGCCCGGCCCGACAGCGATATCTTCGGCAAAAACGTCTACCAGAGCCGCAAACGCATGGGCGAGATCCTGGCCCGCGAATGCAAAATTCAGGCGGATTTCGTCATGCCCTTTCCCGACTCCGGCAACTACGCGGCGATCGGCTTTTCCCAGGCATCGGGCATCCCCCTTGAGATGGGGGTGATCCGCAACCATTACGTGGGCCGCACCTTTATCCAGCCCACCCAATCCATGCGCGACTTCTCGGTCCGGGTCAAGCTGAACCCCATCCGCTCTTTTTTAAAAGATAAACGGGTCATCATCCTGGACGACTCCATCATCCGGGGCACCACCGGCCGCTCCAGGGTCAAATCCCTGCGCGAAGCCGGGGTCAAAGAGATCCACATGCTGATCAGCTGCCCGCCAAGCCGCAATCCCTGCTATTACGGAATCGACTTTCCCTCCGGCGGCGAGCTCATCGCCAACAAGAAAACCGTTGAGGAAATCCGCGACTACCTGGGGCTTGACTCCCTCTATTACCTCAGCCTTGAGGGGTTGCTGGAAGCATGCGGCGGCCCGCCGGAGGACTATTGCAAGGCCTGCTTTGACGGGGATTACCCTGTTGCGCCGGACAAGGAGTTCTGCAAGCTTCTCCTTGGAACCAGGAACGCCTGCCAGTCCACGGGCAAAAAATAGGAACCCCTCCCAAACCAATGAGCATTGAACAGGCCAAGGAAGTACTCCGCATAGAAGCC
Proteins encoded in this window:
- a CDS encoding class I SAM-dependent methyltransferase — its product is MGVDQGVMVGAMGKETFWRQAARPFEEGAAEYDGWFEESLLFAIERVALRELRTPLRGPKLEVGVGPGRFAEALGVEFGVDPALAPLALAKKRGVRVSQAVGEALPYLGHSMQTVLLLFTYCFLEDPRPVLRECRRVLKPGGHLVLGLIVADSPWGRMLQQKKEGGHPFYRQARFYDPGEVEACLAGCGFIVEERRSSLMQAPEALQKMEHSRAGLVSQAGFAVLVAGVVP
- a CDS encoding methylenetetrahydrofolate reductase C-terminal domain-containing protein, whose translation is MLAEKQSPFRQSLFAPEQFTITLELVPSRGGHSRAHERTLELAEKLACDPRIQAVSITENAGGQAALSPEVLGLEIQKMGLDVIVHFSSKDKNRNQMESLLFAWDRLGIRDLLVITGDYPQEGYQGFPKPVFDLGSVHVLDLISRMNRGNYGPERGRGPIRPTSFLMGVALSPFKRLESELLMQYAKLQRKAERGADYIITQVGYDARKFHEVIQYVRQHGLNLPVLGNVFIPNLTVATLMHTGKIPGCIITDALYAQIRSEAASPDKGKQARLLRGAKLLAILKGLGYAGAHLGGPGLSYADIDFLLASADSFAGNWQELVPEMHFWHQDGFYLYRDEAKTGLNSSEPAPCGEKSPGLQLNYRMAQLVHNLAFTPEAPLYPLGKKICLALEGGGLDNSLTHLEHVTKFLLFGCQNCGDCTLGDLAFVCPQSGCAKYLLNGPCGGSRDGWCEVYPGKKPCLYVRIYERLAAHGLPESMGQGFVPPRNWALNNTSSWLNFFRGLDHAAGDRSPGHGTGEKKESSSGS
- the purF gene encoding amidophosphoribosyltransferase, which codes for MIHSDASRPKDECGVCGIFGHEDAAKLTYFGLYALQHRGQESAGIVASDGSQISLHKGMGLVHEVFSEATLQELKGHLTVGHVRYSTTGASNIINAQPFTATHQGCTVAVAHNGNLVNIRSLRNELEKKGSIFQSTMDSEVVVHLLARCSHLGLEKALIDTFESIKGAYSILLMTEDKLIAVRDPGGFRPLCLGKLNNGGFIVASETCALDLIEAQYVRDIEPGEILIIDREGQHSLHLEHSQRRSFCIFEQVYFARPDSDIFGKNVYQSRKRMGEILARECKIQADFVMPFPDSGNYAAIGFSQASGIPLEMGVIRNHYVGRTFIQPTQSMRDFSVRVKLNPIRSFLKDKRVIILDDSIIRGTTGRSRVKSLREAGVKEIHMLISCPPSRNPCYYGIDFPSGGELIANKKTVEEIRDYLGLDSLYYLSLEGLLEACGGPPEDYCKACFDGDYPVAPDKEFCKLLLGTRNACQSTGKK
- a CDS encoding sigma 54-interacting transcriptional regulator, producing the protein MPEKNRQPIDLATLYEITRALASSDDLRQCLEESLTVLSARTNLSNGAVTIANPITGQIETEVAPGMTAEARKRGIYKFGEGITGRVVASGSPIVVPQISQEPLFLNKTRARAEKNQEALSFLCVPIKHGATTIGALSVDRNYQEGIDFETDLQFLTVLSGLIAQTVVRIQAVNQERERLEQENTQLRRELSEKYRVASIVSNSSRMQEVFEMIHRVADSNATILLRGESGTGKTMVAKAIHHNSKRAKAPFIAVNCSALPETLLESELFGHEKGAFTGAQNAKKGRFELAEGGTLFLDEIGELSQSVQVKLLNVVQDREFQRLGGIAPIKCNVRLITATNKDLEKAVEDGSFREDLYYRLNVFPVYLPPLRERRTDIMLLAEFFLQKYNEENSKQIRRISTPAIDLLIQYHWPGNVRELQNCIERAVLICDEDSIKSYHLPPSLQTSDSVNERSNPVSFASAVENFERELIIDSLKKCQGNQTKAAQLLDTSLRIINYKIAKLNINPRQFKLAKP
- a CDS encoding epoxyqueuosine reductase QueH; the protein is MTVLLHLCCGPCTIFPLTALRAQGRSVQGYFYNPNIHPFREFKQRLASLEDLALRTSLPVEYEREYGLREYLRKVVFHEEERCLLCYRMRLEATAKKARELGAEGFSTTLLYSRYQRHEAIRALGEELAEQYGVAFLYEDFRTGWQKGIDASLEMGLYRQPYCGCIYSEQERYDKKFRKGKEKKQD
- a CDS encoding outer membrane protein assembly factor BamD — encoded protein: MIFSKQNWRLFRTCILALALMTTATGLGGCTTLDTMLGWVGFGEGSGATESPEALAMEGMNDFNRGDYSSALKRFVEIKDRFPFSEVALLAELKAADSNYYMDKFTEAKTLYEEFEANHPTNEAVPYVLFQIGMCYYNQIGTHDRDPGSAQNAVQAFGRLNRSYPQSPYFVEASARTQAARDFLAQHEFYVATFYVRTDEDKQAQGRLEYLLATYPEASVAPQATQLLAQLKSGAGIEKSWRRYVPTISLPDWQSFTSAFGILPPSNNGEPAKP
- the trxA gene encoding thioredoxin yields the protein MASDKVVQVSDSDFSARVLQSEVPFLLDFWAPWCGPCKAIGPVIDELAAEFEGKVKVGKMNVDDNPVTPGKYGIRAIPTLILFKGGEVADQVTGAVGKQQLKAMIEKAL